TCGAAGGGAAAGCCTTCTCCCGGCAGGGATGGGTCCAGGAAGAACGGGCGCAGCGACGGCAGGACGCGCAGGGCCGTGTTGCGCGTGACGATGGCCGGGGCGGCCATGGACGGGTAAAAGGCCATGTCCTGCAGGGCAACCACGGTGTCCCAGCGCTCCCTGGGATAGGGCCGCAGGTTTTCGGCATAACCCTGCTTGGAACCGTAGGCGGCCGTGCCCCAGAAGGCCTCCTTGGCCGGGATCGACGTCAGGGCCAGATCCCACGGGGCGAAAAAGCGCTCCAGGGCCCGCTCATGCAGGACGATCTGCTCTGCAAGCCCCAGGAGCGGTTCGTCCGACAGGGGAACCGCCTGTTCCACGCGCTGAGGAACGTGCAGGAGGACTTCCGGCACCGTCTCGGGCAACGTCGGGATTTCCGCCTGGACCGGGGCCGGGGGTTGCGGTGGCTGGGGCGCCTGTTTGGCGGCGCAGCCGGTAAGGGCCGCAACGGCCGTGCACGCGGACAGCAGCCAGAGGCCGAGGAGACGCTTCATGCTTCGCATCCTTGTTCGAGGTGTTGCTCGGCGGGTTGCGCGGTGTCAGTACACCTTGCGCCGTGAAAACCCTTTGCCGATGACGTTGAACGTGTTTTCGAAAATGACGAAGGCGTCCGGGTCCAGGGTGAATATCAGCTCTTCGAGTTTTTTCTGCTGCACGTTGTTGACCACCGTCATGACGACCTGCTTCGGCAGGCCCGTGTAGCCGCCTCGTCCCTCCAGCAGCGTGACTCCCCTCTGGGCTTCCTTCATGATGGCGTCGGCGATGGTTCGGGCGTGCTCGGAGACGATGAAGACGAGTTTGCGCTGGTTGAACATGCTCAGGACGTAGTCCGTGACCTGGCCGGTGACGAAGACGAGGATCAGGGAATACAGGACCAGGTCCGGGTCCATGAGGGCGAAGCTGGCCGTGAAGAGGGCGGCGTTGAAGAGGAAGCTGATCTGCCCGATGCGGAAGCCGAAGCGCTGGTGCAGGATGATCCCGATGATGTCCAGCCCCCCGGATGAACCGAAGGAACGCAGGCTGATGCCGACGCCCGTGCCGGCCAGGATGCCGGCGGCGATGACCGCCAGGAGCCGGTCGTGGACGGGCAGGGTGAAGGTGATGAGTTCCATCCAGGCCGTGATGGCCAGCATGCCGTAGGCCGTGTAGAGCACGAAGCGACGGCTGACCATGATCCAGCCGAGCACGGCGATGGGGATGTTGAGGATGAGGAGCCAGACGCCCGGGCTCAGGGTCTTGGTGAAGTAGAAGATGAGCAGCGCGATGCCCGAGACGCCTCCGGTCAGGACGCCGTGGGGCACGGCCAGGGATTTGATGCCCAGGGCGAAGAAGAAGCTGCCGACGGTCAGCAGTGCCAGGTTCCAGGGAATGGAGAAGGCGAAGCGCCTCAGGTTCGCGTTCATGCGTCTGAGCTTGCATCGTTTCGGGGAAATGTCCATACATGAACGCATGTCCCGGGCCATGTCGCTGTTTGCTTCCCGCGGTCGCCCCCTGTACACGTCGGCGACGACCGGGAAGTCCCGGGAACGGAAAACCGCCCAGCGCCAGGAGGCTACATGCCAGTTTCACGGGTCGCGACGCATATCGACTTTCCGGCCATGACCAGACTGTTTCAGGGCGCAGCCGCCGAAAACAGGCGCTTCCTGTTCGAACACGAGGTCTACGATCTGCTGCGTAACCTGGGCTCCGAAACCCCGCCGCGCACTGTCCTCCTGCGGGCGGGCACGCGCCCTGCGGACGAGGAACTCCTGTCCCTGCCCGGGGACAGGGTCGTGCTCAAGATCGTCTCGCCCTACATCGTGCACAAGAGCGACGTGGGCGGCGTGCGGGTCGTGCCCAAGCAGCCGGACAGAATCCGTTCAACCTGGCGACGGATGATGTACGAGGTGGCGGAGAGTTACGCCGACCGCATCGAGCGCCGGCCGGGACATGCCCCGCAGCGATACTCCGGTCTGACCGGCGACGCCC
This genomic interval from Desulfomicrobium escambiense DSM 10707 contains the following:
- a CDS encoding YitT family protein is translated as MNANLRRFAFSIPWNLALLTVGSFFFALGIKSLAVPHGVLTGGVSGIALLIFYFTKTLSPGVWLLILNIPIAVLGWIMVSRRFVLYTAYGMLAITAWMELITFTLPVHDRLLAVIAAGILAGTGVGISLRSFGSSGGLDIIGIILHQRFGFRIGQISFLFNAALFTASFALMDPDLVLYSLILVFVTGQVTDYVLSMFNQRKLVFIVSEHARTIADAIMKEAQRGVTLLEGRGGYTGLPKQVVMTVVNNVQQKKLEELIFTLDPDAFVIFENTFNVIGKGFSRRKVY